Proteins encoded in a region of the Pseudomonas shahriarae genome:
- a CDS encoding FKBP-type peptidyl-prolyl cis-trans isomerase, whose translation MKQHRLAAAVALVSLVLAGCDSQTSVELKTPAQKASYGIGLNMGKSLAQEGMDDLDSKAVAQGIEDAVGKKEQKLKDEELVEAFSALQKRAEERMTKMSEESAAAGKKYLEENAKKDGVVTTASGLQYKIVKKAEGAQPKPTDVVTVHYTGKLTNGTTFDSSVDRGSPIDLPVSGVIPGWVEGLQLMHVGEKVELYIPSDLAYGAQSPSPAIPANSVLVFDLELLAIKDPAKADAPEAPAAK comes from the coding sequence ATGAAACAGCATCGGTTGGCGGCGGCGGTGGCCCTGGTTAGCCTGGTACTTGCGGGTTGTGATTCGCAAACCAGCGTAGAGCTGAAAACCCCGGCGCAGAAAGCTTCCTACGGTATCGGCCTGAACATGGGCAAAAGCCTGGCTCAGGAAGGTATGGACGACCTGGACTCCAAGGCCGTGGCCCAAGGCATCGAAGATGCCGTCGGCAAGAAAGAACAGAAGCTGAAAGACGAAGAACTGGTGGAAGCGTTTTCCGCACTGCAGAAGCGTGCTGAAGAACGCATGACCAAGATGAGTGAAGAGTCGGCAGCTGCCGGCAAGAAATACCTCGAAGAAAATGCCAAGAAAGACGGTGTAGTCACCACCGCTTCCGGTCTGCAGTACAAGATCGTGAAGAAAGCCGAAGGCGCCCAGCCCAAGCCAACCGACGTAGTGACTGTTCACTACACCGGCAAGCTGACCAACGGCACCACCTTTGACAGCTCCGTGGATCGCGGTAGCCCGATTGACCTGCCGGTCAGCGGCGTGATCCCGGGTTGGGTCGAAGGCCTGCAACTGATGCACGTGGGTGAGAAGGTCGAGTTGTACATCCCGTCCGACCTGGCCTATGGCGCCCAGAGCCCGAGCCCGGCAATTCCAGCCAACTCCGTACTGGTCTTCGACCTGGAGCTGCTGGCAATCAAGGACCCGGCCAAGGCCGATGCGCCTGAGGCACCGGCTGCCAAGTAA
- a CDS encoding bifunctional diguanylate cyclase/phosphodiesterase: MTMTEQLHALGSILAQGSLHSLFQPIISLSERRILGYEALSRGPSNSPLHSPLALFCVARQAGRLNELEIACRQSACKRFSEQALPGKLFLNVSPESLLETTHQPGRTLQMLREYGIAPSQIVIELTEQAPTDDFQLLQTALHHYRDMGFSIALDDLGAGYSSLRLWSELRPDYVKIDRHFIDGIHQDALKREFVGSILQIAKASRAQVIAEGIELPEELAVLTEMGVDLIQGYLLCRPQEHPPIEARLMLAKPDSTSVSLNEDASDLSALLNEQPAVAQDTATAKVLEAFRSQANLNSLAVLDGRGQPIGIVHRHSLSDVLLKPFATDLFARKPISRLMSDDFLAVELSQSLQQVSRLLTSRARQRIEEDFIITQNGNYLGLGRVIDVLKLITELKIQQARYANPLTLLPGNVPIQQCLTRLLQQQRESVICYVDIDSFKPFNDIYGYGRGDEVLLCLAQCLNDRVDPSRDFVGHIGGDDFLLVLGAQDWRKRLNQLVDDFQTQCRRFYRSEHLDAGCFIALNRQGVRQEFALLSLSIGVVHLHPLSCGYLDASQLAELASQAKHHAKNVAGYSIHVLDSRELL, from the coding sequence ATGACCATGACCGAACAGCTGCATGCCCTGGGCTCCATCCTGGCTCAAGGCAGTCTGCACAGTCTGTTCCAACCGATTATCAGCCTCAGCGAACGCCGTATCCTTGGCTACGAAGCCCTGAGCCGCGGCCCGTCCAACAGCCCGCTGCACTCGCCCCTTGCGTTGTTTTGCGTGGCGCGCCAGGCCGGACGCCTGAATGAACTGGAGATAGCCTGCAGGCAAAGTGCCTGCAAGCGCTTCAGCGAGCAGGCGCTGCCAGGCAAGCTGTTTCTCAACGTCTCACCCGAGTCCCTGCTGGAAACCACCCATCAACCGGGGCGCACCCTGCAGATGCTGCGCGAGTACGGAATCGCGCCCAGCCAGATCGTGATCGAACTCACGGAGCAAGCGCCGACCGACGACTTCCAACTGCTGCAGACCGCCCTGCACCACTACCGCGACATGGGTTTTTCGATTGCCCTGGATGACTTGGGCGCCGGTTACTCCAGCCTGCGCCTGTGGTCTGAGTTACGCCCGGACTACGTGAAAATCGACCGGCACTTTATCGACGGCATTCATCAGGATGCGCTCAAGCGCGAGTTCGTCGGCTCGATCCTACAGATCGCCAAGGCCTCCCGCGCACAGGTGATTGCCGAAGGCATCGAGTTGCCGGAGGAACTGGCGGTGCTCACGGAAATGGGCGTGGACCTGATCCAGGGCTACCTGCTGTGCCGTCCCCAGGAACATCCGCCGATCGAAGCAAGGTTGATGCTGGCCAAGCCTGACAGCACCAGCGTCTCGCTCAATGAAGACGCCAGTGACCTCAGCGCCCTGCTCAACGAGCAACCGGCCGTGGCCCAGGACACCGCCACAGCAAAAGTCCTGGAAGCGTTTCGCAGCCAGGCCAATCTCAACTCCCTGGCGGTCCTGGATGGGCGCGGCCAGCCCATCGGCATCGTGCATCGGCACTCGTTGTCCGACGTCCTGCTCAAGCCATTTGCCACCGACCTGTTTGCGCGCAAGCCGATCAGCCGCCTGATGAGCGACGACTTCCTGGCCGTGGAGTTGAGCCAGTCGTTGCAACAGGTCAGCCGCCTGCTGACCAGCCGCGCGCGGCAGCGCATCGAAGAAGATTTCATCATCACCCAGAACGGCAACTACCTGGGCCTGGGACGAGTGATCGACGTGCTCAAGCTGATTACCGAACTGAAAATCCAGCAGGCGCGCTACGCCAACCCACTGACCCTGCTACCGGGCAACGTGCCGATCCAGCAGTGCCTGACGCGACTGTTGCAGCAGCAGCGCGAATCGGTGATTTGCTATGTGGATATCGACAGTTTCAAGCCGTTCAATGACATCTACGGCTATGGCCGAGGCGATGAGGTATTGCTGTGCCTGGCACAGTGCCTGAACGACCGGGTGGACCCCAGCCGCGATTTTGTCGGGCATATCGGCGGCGATGATTTTCTCCTGGTACTGGGTGCCCAGGACTGGCGCAAGCGTCTCAACCAATTGGTGGACGATTTCCAGACCCAATGCCGGCGCTTCTACCGCAGCGAGCATTTGGACGCGGGCTGTTTTATCGCCCTGAATCGCCAGGGGGTGCGCCAGGAGTTTGCCTTGCTGTCGCTGTCCATTGGCGTGGTGCACCTGCATCCGCTGAGCTGTGGATATCTGGATGCCAGCCAGTTGGCGGAACTGGCCTCGCAGGCCAAGCATCACGCCAAGAACGTGGCCGGCTACAGCATCCACGTCCTCGACAGCCGCGAACTTCTGTAA
- a CDS encoding zinc-binding dehydrogenase, translating to MKALQGVEGHVEWVETPSPTCDVGQVRIQVAAAGLNRADLLQRAGLYPPPPGASEVLGLECSGVISEVGAGSSWQVGDRVCALLAGGGMAQEVVVDARHVLPVPEGLSLAEAAALPEVYSTAWLNLFQLAALKPGEKVLLHAGASGVGSAAIQLCKAFGSPCWVSVGSADRLAYCEDLGAQGGVVRTDGIESLGDFGPFDVILDPVGGNYAAINLKLLARDGRWVLIGLMGGREAQLDLAQVLAKRVQVLGSTLRSRDDQFKADLLSDLGQQVWPLFGEGRLSPQLAKTFPIKDAEAAFAELATNQISGKLVLVIDESLV from the coding sequence GTGAAAGCATTGCAAGGCGTTGAAGGTCATGTGGAGTGGGTTGAGACCCCGAGTCCTACGTGCGATGTAGGGCAAGTTCGCATTCAGGTGGCGGCAGCCGGCCTGAATCGGGCGGATTTATTACAGCGTGCAGGGCTCTATCCGCCACCGCCCGGGGCCAGCGAGGTGCTGGGCCTGGAGTGTTCCGGGGTAATCAGCGAGGTCGGCGCCGGCTCGTCCTGGCAAGTGGGGGATCGGGTCTGTGCGCTGCTGGCAGGCGGCGGCATGGCCCAGGAAGTGGTGGTGGACGCGCGCCACGTGCTGCCGGTGCCGGAAGGTCTGTCCCTGGCCGAAGCCGCTGCGTTGCCCGAGGTGTACAGCACTGCCTGGCTCAACCTGTTCCAACTGGCGGCGCTCAAGCCCGGGGAAAAGGTGCTGTTGCACGCTGGCGCCAGTGGCGTCGGCTCGGCGGCGATCCAGCTGTGCAAGGCCTTTGGCAGCCCGTGCTGGGTCAGCGTCGGCTCGGCGGACCGCCTGGCCTATTGCGAAGACCTCGGCGCCCAGGGCGGTGTGGTACGTACCGACGGCATCGAGAGCCTGGGGGATTTTGGCCCGTTCGACGTGATTCTCGACCCGGTGGGCGGCAACTATGCGGCCATTAACCTCAAACTCCTGGCCCGCGATGGGCGTTGGGTATTGATCGGCTTGATGGGCGGGCGCGAGGCCCAGTTGGACCTGGCGCAGGTGCTGGCCAAGCGCGTGCAGGTGCTGGGCTCGACCTTGCGCAGCCGTGATGATCAATTCAAAGCGGATCTGTTGAGCGATCTGGGCCAGCAGGTGTGGCCGTTGTTTGGCGAAGGGCGGCTAAGCCCGCAGTTGGCCAAGACCTTCCCGATCAAGGACGCGGAAGCGGCGTTTGCGGAGCTGGCGACCAACCAGATTTCCGGGAAGCTGGTGCTGGTGATCGACGAGAGCCTGGTTTGA
- a CDS encoding carboxy terminal-processing peptidase: protein MKHLFPSTALALFIGLGLLPLSTNTFAANSWDKLQPDRDEVIASLNVVELLKRHHYSKPPLDDARSVIIYDSYLKLLDPSRSYFLASDVAEFDKWKTQFDDFLKSGDLQPGFTIYKRYLDRVKARLDFALGELNKGVDKLDFTQKETLLVDRKEAPWLTSTAALDDLWRKRVKDEVLRLKIAGKEPKAIQELLTKRYKNQLSRLDQTRAEDIFQAYINTFAMSYDPHTNYLSPDNAENFDINMSLSLEGIGAVLQSDNDQVKIVRLVPAGPADKTKQVAPADKIIGVAQADKEMVDVVGWRLDEVVKLIRGPKGSVVRLEVIPHTNAPNDQTSKIVSITREAVKLEDQAVQKKVLNLKQDGKDYKLGIIEIPAFYLDFKAFRAGDPDYKSTTRDVKKILTELTKEKVDGVVIDLRNNGGGSLQEATELTSLFIDKGPTVLVRNADGRVDVLEDENPGAFYKGPLALLVNRLSASASEIFAGAMQDYHRALIIGGQTFGKGTVQTIQPLNHGELKLTLAKFYRVSGQSTQHQGVLPDIDFPSLIDTKEIGESALPEAMPWDTIRPAIKPASDPFKPYLAQLKAEHDLRSAKDAEFVFIRDKLALAKKLMAEKTVSLNEVDRRAQHTAIENQQLALENIRRKAKGEDPLKELKKEDEDALPTEPEKTKPEDDAYLSETGRILLDYLKTSKAVAKQ from the coding sequence ATGAAGCATTTGTTCCCCAGTACCGCCCTCGCTCTTTTCATTGGTCTCGGCCTGTTGCCGCTGTCGACCAATACGTTCGCAGCCAACAGCTGGGACAAACTTCAGCCTGATCGCGATGAGGTGATTGCCAGCCTTAACGTCGTTGAGTTGCTCAAGCGCCACCATTACAGCAAACCGCCGTTGGACGATGCGCGCTCGGTGATTATCTATGACAGCTATCTCAAGCTGCTGGATCCCTCGCGCAGCTACTTCCTGGCCAGCGATGTGGCCGAGTTCGACAAATGGAAGACCCAGTTCGACGACTTCCTCAAGAGCGGCGACCTGCAACCTGGCTTCACCATCTATAAGCGTTACCTGGACCGTGTCAAAGCGCGTCTGGACTTCGCTCTGGGTGAGTTGAACAAAGGCGTCGACAAGCTCGACTTCACCCAGAAGGAAACCCTGCTGGTGGATCGCAAGGAGGCCCCATGGCTGACCAGCACCGCCGCCCTGGATGACCTGTGGCGCAAGCGCGTCAAAGATGAAGTCCTGCGCCTGAAGATCGCCGGCAAAGAGCCCAAGGCGATCCAGGAGCTGCTGACCAAGCGCTACAAGAATCAATTGAGCCGCCTGGACCAGACCCGCGCCGAGGATATCTTCCAGGCGTATATCAACACCTTCGCGATGTCCTACGATCCGCACACCAATTATCTGTCGCCAGATAACGCGGAAAATTTTGATATCAACATGAGTCTGTCCCTCGAAGGCATCGGGGCCGTGCTGCAGAGCGACAACGATCAGGTGAAGATCGTGCGCCTGGTGCCGGCAGGCCCTGCGGACAAGACCAAGCAGGTCGCCCCGGCCGACAAGATCATCGGCGTGGCCCAGGCTGACAAAGAGATGGTCGACGTGGTCGGCTGGCGCCTGGACGAAGTGGTCAAGCTGATCCGCGGGCCCAAGGGCAGCGTGGTGCGCCTGGAAGTGATTCCCCACACCAATGCGCCAAATGACCAGACCAGCAAGATCGTGTCGATCACCCGCGAAGCGGTGAAGCTCGAAGACCAGGCTGTGCAGAAGAAAGTCCTCAACCTCAAGCAGGATGGCAAGGACTACAAGCTGGGCATCATTGAGATCCCGGCGTTCTATCTGGACTTCAAGGCCTTCCGTGCCGGCGATCCGGACTACAAGAGCACCACCCGCGATGTGAAAAAAATCCTCACCGAGCTGACCAAAGAGAAGGTTGACGGCGTGGTCATCGACCTGCGCAACAACGGCGGCGGCTCGTTGCAGGAAGCCACCGAGCTGACCAGCCTGTTCATCGACAAGGGGCCGACCGTGTTGGTGCGCAACGCTGACGGCCGCGTGGATGTGCTGGAAGACGAAAACCCGGGTGCCTTCTACAAGGGCCCGCTGGCACTGCTGGTCAACCGTCTCTCGGCCTCGGCCTCGGAGATTTTTGCCGGCGCGATGCAGGACTACCACCGCGCGCTGATCATCGGTGGCCAGACCTTCGGCAAAGGCACAGTGCAGACAATCCAGCCGCTTAACCATGGCGAACTGAAGCTGACCTTGGCCAAGTTCTACCGGGTTTCCGGCCAGAGCACCCAGCACCAGGGCGTACTGCCGGACATTGATTTCCCGTCGCTCATCGACACCAAGGAAATCGGCGAAAGCGCCCTGCCTGAAGCCATGCCGTGGGACACCATCCGCCCGGCTATCAAGCCGGCGTCCGATCCCTTCAAGCCGTACCTGGCCCAGCTCAAGGCCGAACATGACCTGCGCTCCGCCAAGGATGCCGAGTTTGTGTTTATCCGCGACAAGCTGGCCCTGGCCAAGAAGCTGATGGCCGAGAAGACCGTCAGCCTCAATGAAGTGGACCGTCGCGCGCAGCACACTGCGATCGAGAACCAGCAACTGGCCCTTGAAAACATCCGTCGCAAGGCCAAGGGTGAAGACCCGCTCAAGGAGCTGAAGAAAGAAGACGAAGACGCGCTGCCGACCGAACCTGAAAAGACCAAGCCGGAAGACGACGCCTACCTGAGCGAGACCGGGCGGATTCTGCTGGACTACCTGAAAACCAGTAAGGCAGTCGCCAAGCAGTAG
- a CDS encoding catalase family protein gives MLARLWLRLGAFLGKTLLWLVGLGLLGWLLATLWFAWHHRGPVSADEQIPPGEAAMTQGIIQTAVRIVDQHREGTRYLRDAHAKAHGCVKAEVSVLPGLDPALRQGVFAEPGKTWQAMMRLSNGNAYPQFDSIRDARGLAIKLLDVPGKQLLSDQQARTEQDFVMFSHPNFFVSDVAEYAQNVGAQADGKKAMAFFPSLDPRSWQVRHLFIALATLAPAPASPTEATYFSVSPYKFGTANAKFRVAPDPQSCPEYSLPKQNQDLPNFLRSALSQQLSTDRVDACFVLQIQRQNPQKYMPIEDTSIEWKESDAPYESVAKIRIPAQDFDTPALNLACDNQSFNPWFGVEEHRPIGGINRLRKAVYEAVSDYRHSRNAP, from the coding sequence ATGCTCGCTCGACTGTGGCTGCGCCTCGGCGCGTTTCTCGGCAAGACGCTGTTATGGCTGGTGGGCCTGGGCTTGCTCGGCTGGTTGCTGGCGACCCTGTGGTTTGCCTGGCACCACCGCGGCCCGGTGTCGGCCGATGAACAGATTCCACCCGGCGAAGCCGCCATGACCCAAGGCATCATTCAGACGGCCGTGCGTATCGTCGACCAGCACCGCGAAGGCACCCGCTACCTGCGTGATGCCCATGCCAAGGCCCATGGCTGCGTGAAGGCCGAAGTCAGTGTGCTGCCAGGTCTCGACCCGGCGCTGCGCCAGGGCGTGTTCGCCGAGCCGGGCAAGACCTGGCAGGCGATGATGCGCCTGTCCAACGGCAACGCTTATCCACAGTTCGATAGCATCCGCGACGCCCGCGGCTTGGCGATCAAACTGCTGGACGTGCCGGGCAAGCAACTGCTGTCCGATCAGCAGGCGCGCACCGAGCAGGACTTTGTGATGTTCAGCCACCCCAACTTCTTTGTCAGCGACGTGGCGGAATACGCGCAGAACGTCGGGGCCCAGGCCGATGGCAAGAAGGCCATGGCGTTTTTCCCCAGCCTCGACCCGCGCAGTTGGCAGGTGCGCCATCTGTTCATCGCCCTGGCGACGTTGGCGCCGGCCCCCGCCAGCCCGACCGAGGCGACATACTTTTCGGTATCGCCCTACAAATTTGGCACGGCCAACGCCAAGTTCCGCGTCGCCCCGGACCCGCAAAGCTGCCCGGAGTACAGCTTGCCCAAGCAGAACCAGGACTTGCCGAACTTCCTGCGCAGCGCCTTGAGCCAGCAGTTGTCCACCGACCGGGTCGACGCGTGTTTTGTGTTGCAGATCCAGCGCCAGAACCCACAGAAATACATGCCCATCGAAGACACCAGCATCGAATGGAAGGAAAGCGACGCGCCCTACGAGAGCGTGGCAAAAATCCGCATTCCGGCGCAGGACTTTGATACCCCAGCCTTGAACCTGGCCTGCGACAACCAGTCGTTCAACCCATGGTTTGGTGTGGAAGAGCACCGGCCGATTGGGGGGATCAATCGGCTGCGCAAGGCGGTGTATGAAGCGGTGAGTGATTATCGGCATAGCCGCAACGCCCCGTGA
- a CDS encoding tetratricopeptide repeat protein, producing the protein MFWKLKAYASYWLARRLFHWSWFVRQPRGWHWLEGQFARMANLGNVEAQSFYGHILTFRGQGLGAREEGVRLLRLAGQAGDGKAAYQVGVLSLAGSLGKAPDPAEAARWWTIAAKAGHPLAQIRLEQL; encoded by the coding sequence GTGTTCTGGAAGCTTAAAGCGTACGCCAGCTATTGGTTGGCCCGCAGGTTGTTTCATTGGTCATGGTTTGTGCGTCAGCCCCGTGGCTGGCACTGGCTGGAGGGTCAGTTTGCGCGCATGGCCAACCTGGGTAATGTCGAGGCCCAAAGTTTCTATGGGCATATCCTGACCTTTCGCGGCCAAGGGCTTGGCGCGCGGGAAGAGGGCGTGCGCTTGCTGCGCCTGGCGGGCCAGGCCGGTGATGGCAAGGCCGCTTATCAGGTGGGGGTGTTGAGCCTGGCGGGCAGCCTGGGCAAGGCCCCAGACCCGGCCGAAGCCGCACGCTGGTGGACCATTGCCGCCAAGGCCGGGCATCCGCTGGCGCAGATACGCCTGGAGCAGTTGTAA
- a CDS encoding di-heme-cytochrome C peroxidase, giving the protein MRIFSRVLLLILSFMGLALAVVLYYVVNPKLPDYVPVQQVHYQDQWTATDRQVYYFTPQGTQVKGLRYNWFTALELPFSQQRFAEPANLARFGFLVDPRQQATAQNPGNLPVGFARHKNAGSDDEFLDITCAACHTGELHFNGQALRIDGGAAQHVLPSSVPTLRGGSFGQALVASLASTYYNPLKFRRFAHSVLGDQYDAQYDQLRQDFKKSLDNFLKVAWNDTHRGLYPTEEGPGRTDAFGRIANASFGDAISPDNYRIANAPVDYPQLWDMWTFDWVQWNGSAQQPMARNIGEALGVGATLAFFDNAGQPLKGDARYPSSVRVRDLNRIEETLQRLKPPTWPEALFGTIDKPLAARGRALFAENCAACHVPSVSEVNGRPVQQLKMLPVDYIGTDPGTASNIADQRYDLSALQWDPAELAQLNVELHPTPTEPLDLRSLSVAKGLAYVTAFVEEHAYRAAGITPAERPRLDGYGLPIGVRELRAYKARPLAGVWATPPFLHNGSVPTIYQLLSPQYERSRTFYKGTFDYNPRHLGYRTEAFKNAFLFDTRITGNHNSGHEFRAGKRGNGVIGRGLEPEERWALLEYLKVLGGPLEQQLP; this is encoded by the coding sequence TTGCGCATTTTTTCCCGTGTTTTACTCCTGATCCTGTCATTTATGGGACTGGCCCTGGCCGTGGTCCTCTATTACGTGGTCAACCCCAAGCTGCCGGATTACGTGCCGGTGCAGCAGGTGCACTACCAGGACCAATGGACCGCCACCGACCGCCAGGTCTACTACTTCACGCCCCAGGGCACCCAGGTCAAGGGCCTGCGCTATAACTGGTTCACCGCGCTGGAGCTGCCGTTTTCCCAGCAGCGTTTTGCCGAACCGGCCAACCTGGCGCGTTTCGGTTTCCTCGTGGACCCGCGACAACAGGCCACAGCCCAGAACCCTGGCAACCTGCCCGTCGGCTTCGCCCGGCACAAGAATGCCGGCAGCGACGACGAGTTTCTCGATATCACTTGTGCCGCCTGCCACACCGGCGAATTGCACTTCAATGGCCAGGCCCTGCGCATCGACGGCGGCGCTGCACAGCATGTGCTGCCCTCCAGCGTGCCGACCCTGCGCGGTGGCAGCTTCGGCCAGGCGTTGGTGGCCAGTCTCGCCTCCACCTATTACAACCCGCTGAAGTTCAGGCGCTTCGCCCACAGCGTGCTGGGGGATCAATACGACGCCCAGTACGATCAGTTGCGCCAGGACTTCAAAAAGTCCCTGGACAACTTCCTCAAGGTGGCCTGGAACGATACCCACCGTGGTCTCTACCCCACCGAAGAAGGCCCGGGGCGCACCGATGCGTTCGGCCGCATCGCCAACGCGAGCTTTGGTGATGCGATTTCGCCGGACAACTACCGCATCGCCAACGCGCCGGTGGACTACCCGCAACTGTGGGACATGTGGACCTTCGACTGGGTGCAATGGAACGGCTCGGCCCAGCAACCCATGGCGCGCAATATCGGCGAAGCCTTGGGCGTAGGCGCGACCCTGGCGTTCTTCGACAACGCCGGCCAGCCGCTCAAGGGCGATGCACGCTACCCTTCCAGCGTACGCGTGCGTGACCTGAACCGCATCGAAGAAACCCTGCAACGGCTCAAGCCGCCGACCTGGCCTGAAGCGCTGTTCGGCACCATCGACAAACCCCTGGCCGCCCGTGGCCGCGCGCTGTTCGCAGAGAACTGCGCAGCTTGCCATGTGCCCAGCGTGAGCGAAGTCAACGGGCGCCCGGTGCAGCAGTTGAAGATGCTGCCAGTGGACTACATCGGCACCGACCCAGGCACCGCCAGCAACATTGCCGACCAGCGCTACGACCTCAGCGCCCTGCAATGGGACCCGGCCGAACTGGCGCAGTTGAATGTGGAGTTGCACCCGACGCCGACCGAACCGCTGGACTTGCGCAGCCTGTCCGTGGCCAAGGGCCTGGCCTATGTCACGGCGTTTGTCGAAGAGCACGCCTACCGCGCCGCCGGCATCACCCCGGCCGAACGCCCGCGCCTGGACGGCTACGGCCTGCCTATCGGCGTGCGCGAACTGCGCGCCTACAAGGCCCGCCCCCTGGCTGGCGTGTGGGCCACGCCGCCGTTCCTGCACAATGGTTCGGTGCCGACGATCTACCAGTTGCTTTCGCCCCAGTACGAGCGCAGCCGCACCTTCTATAAAGGCACCTTCGATTACAACCCGCGTCACCTGGGTTATCGCACCGAAGCCTTTAAAAATGCGTTCCTGTTCGATACCCGCATCACCGGCAACCACAACAGCGGCCACGAATTCCGCGCCGGCAAGCGTGGCAATGGGGTAATTGGCCGGGGCCTGGAGCCTGAGGAGCGCTGGGCGCTGCTGGAATACCTCAAAGTACTGGGCGGCCCCCTGGAGCAACAACTGCCATGA
- a CDS encoding YkvA family protein: protein MKAPWNFTRFLPLAARLIGRGRLPTLLFAVAAKGSSQGNRLGKLKDDLKLLQALCLAYWRGEYRAISPKALISVVAGLMYFLSPIDAIPDFLPMFGMLDDIAVLAWVMKSLDGELSAFRAWRERQRPEKLVVVERLPATPQLLEQENPKKN, encoded by the coding sequence ATGAAAGCACCCTGGAATTTCACCCGCTTCCTACCGTTGGCCGCCCGCCTGATCGGGCGTGGGCGCCTGCCCACCCTGTTGTTCGCTGTGGCTGCCAAAGGCTCAAGCCAGGGCAATCGCCTGGGTAAGCTCAAGGACGACCTGAAGCTGCTTCAGGCGCTGTGCCTGGCCTACTGGCGTGGCGAGTACCGGGCGATCAGCCCCAAGGCGCTGATCTCGGTGGTGGCGGGGCTGATGTACTTCCTCAGCCCGATTGATGCGATCCCGGACTTCTTGCCCATGTTCGGCATGCTCGATGACATTGCGGTACTGGCCTGGGTCATGAAGAGCCTGGACGGCGAGTTGAGTGCCTTCCGCGCCTGGCGTGAACGCCAGCGCCCGGAGAAGCTGGTGGTGGTGGAGCGTCTGCCCGCAACGCCGCAGCTTCTGGAGCAGGAAAACCCGAAAAAAAACTGA
- a CDS encoding helix-turn-helix domain-containing protein — translation MDIQIISRDGEPEYAVLPWAQYQALLKAAGVPQPATSSAQTPPVATEQDLRPLAQLRSLREAKGLAIETLARTVGISPSYLGLIESGERQPDAAIRRSLAWELGIAGWRDEV, via the coding sequence ATGGATATACAAATCATTTCACGGGATGGCGAACCCGAATACGCGGTTCTGCCATGGGCTCAGTACCAGGCGCTGCTAAAAGCCGCCGGTGTGCCGCAACCCGCCACTTCTTCCGCACAGACCCCTCCCGTCGCTACCGAGCAGGACTTGCGTCCCCTGGCACAATTGCGCAGCCTGCGCGAAGCCAAAGGCCTGGCCATCGAGACCTTGGCCCGCACCGTGGGCATCAGCCCGTCCTACCTGGGGTTGATTGAAAGTGGTGAGCGCCAGCCGGATGCTGCGATTCGTCGCAGCCTGGCCTGGGAGTTGGGGATTGCGGGTTGGAGGGATGAAGTGTGA
- a CDS encoding LysR substrate-binding domain-containing protein produces MSRRNVDLPPLNCLQTFEAAARHLSFTQAAHELNLTQSAVSRQIKRLEEDLARPLFYRLALGLSLTPAGVRYFRTIQRLLRELDRESAELRRRGADRQLTLASTPTISSIWLAALLPAFQHAHPDLDIRILCSESPSHLDVSEYDLGLFYHLDELPAPLGLELTPVFASEQVIAVCSPAYIERYGAIRDAQHLLHSHTLLIVEDHYHDWLTWTDWFADIGAQYHTPRHALRTNSYQLLMQSAVMGHGVALGWKRLLEGELAAGRLQLALAHHMHSRGRLQLMQPQHRNPPSAARSFQQWLLTASDTTPQGLFGGSGLARDDR; encoded by the coding sequence ATGTCGCGCCGAAATGTCGACCTTCCACCGCTCAATTGTTTGCAGACGTTTGAAGCGGCCGCCCGTCATCTGAGCTTTACCCAGGCGGCCCACGAACTGAACCTGACCCAAAGCGCGGTGAGCCGGCAGATCAAGCGCCTCGAAGAGGACCTGGCACGGCCGCTGTTTTATCGGTTGGCGTTGGGGCTGAGCCTGACCCCGGCCGGGGTGCGTTACTTTCGCACCATCCAGCGCCTGCTGCGCGAGCTCGACCGTGAGTCGGCGGAGCTGCGCCGACGCGGTGCCGATCGCCAACTGACCCTGGCCAGCACGCCGACCATCAGCTCGATCTGGCTCGCCGCGCTGCTGCCGGCGTTCCAGCATGCGCACCCGGACCTGGATATCCGCATCCTGTGCAGTGAAAGCCCGAGCCACCTGGATGTCAGCGAATATGACCTGGGCCTGTTCTACCACCTCGACGAACTGCCGGCGCCCCTTGGCCTGGAACTGACCCCGGTGTTTGCCAGCGAGCAGGTCATCGCCGTGTGCAGCCCCGCCTACATCGAGCGTTATGGCGCGATACGCGACGCCCAACACCTGTTGCACAGCCATACCTTGTTGATCGTCGAGGACCACTATCACGATTGGTTGACCTGGACCGACTGGTTCGCCGATATCGGCGCGCAATACCACACGCCCCGGCACGCTTTGCGCACCAACAGCTATCAGTTGCTGATGCAGTCGGCGGTGATGGGGCATGGCGTGGCCCTGGGCTGGAAGCGCTTGCTCGAAGGCGAGCTGGCTGCCGGGCGCCTGCAACTGGCCTTGGCGCACCACATGCACAGCCGTGGCCGCCTGCAACTGATGCAACCACAGCATCGCAACCCGCCTTCGGCAGCGCGTAGTTTTCAGCAATGGTTGCTGACGGCGTCCGATACAACGCCGCAGGGGCTGTTCGGTGGGAGCGGGCTTGCCCGCGATGATCGTTAA